The Sulfolobus acidocaldarius DSM 639 genome has a window encoding:
- a CDS encoding DUF2250 domain-containing protein encodes MDDLLKEVLKDKRLLEVLRHLKRANVDYGKSIMLNTKIPLTEVLDVLDKLESLGLIERVTGATLKNTEAKFKLSQEVHKHHTYYRLTRDGDHLLRRLDEKDIIDAYAEIVKDDEVGLKLLYYAEELHSDHALTYSKLLRKPLEEITPKIEELERMGLMEEKNSKVIKFRERRAKPKKETRTHHKYYGLTRLGELLVRELKRRGVLEK; translated from the coding sequence ATGGATGATCTCCTAAAGGAAGTATTGAAGGATAAGAGACTCTTAGAAGTCTTGAGACATCTCAAAAGAGCTAATGTGGACTATGGTAAGTCAATAATGTTAAACACTAAGATACCTTTAACCGAAGTCCTAGACGTTTTGGATAAACTCGAAAGTCTAGGTTTAATAGAGAGAGTAACTGGAGCGACTCTGAAAAACACCGAGGCTAAATTTAAGTTGAGTCAAGAAGTACATAAACACCATACCTACTATAGGTTAACCCGAGACGGAGACCATCTATTGAGAAGACTGGACGAGAAGGATATAATAGATGCTTATGCGGAGATTGTAAAGGATGACGAAGTAGGGCTGAAATTATTATATTACGCTGAGGAACTACACAGCGACCACGCATTAACTTACTCTAAATTGCTTAGGAAACCCCTGGAAGAGATCACTCCAAAGATAGAGGAATTAGAAAGGATGGGTTTGATGGAGGAAAAGAACAGCAAGGTCATAAAATTCAGGGAGAGGAGAGCTAAGCCGAAGAAGGAAACAAGGACTCACCATAAATACTATGGTCTAACGAGGTTAGGAGAGTTGTTAGTGAGAGAGCTAAAACGAAGAGGTGTACTGGAGAAATAG
- a CDS encoding APC family permease, whose product MRAKKEISDDSKQKLTFVDLFFISFGGQAPFISLLTFGTVMIALVGTAGVFAMIIATLVVLFNGLVVYYLSKRFKRGGGYYTYAVYSLTTRLGLETGWSYILYAISYGGTLVTGGAYVLYYITGWNQTILALIVSVVASAIVLSGVRVSAKYAMIMSLIEMGAIVILSIYFLYSSGWHFYNPVNFPSKLASAVLFGLGIPTGYGSIAPLGEEADTRKSIGKAAILVLIFGGGLASLFFYSLGAINFTGNLVDYLLASFSIIGTVFLSFLALNDGILGGVSYILANSRTVKAMSEDLIFPKFLSKSVKNRPLISEIFIAIVFITILTLAVHYIGLYDTFVTLGALAGLGNIFIHTSANISLIRLASRRPRKHIDELMVGIIATIISLWVLVSSLFSVNPYVTNIFLGWLIFGFLYAEALDIVRGNVEEKEERR is encoded by the coding sequence ATGAGAGCTAAAAAGGAGATTAGCGATGACTCTAAACAGAAACTAACTTTTGTCGATCTCTTCTTTATTTCCTTTGGCGGACAAGCCCCTTTTATCTCATTGTTAACTTTCGGCACAGTTATGATTGCTCTTGTAGGTACAGCAGGAGTTTTCGCTATGATCATAGCTACCCTTGTGGTACTCTTTAACGGTTTAGTTGTATACTATCTCTCCAAGAGATTTAAAAGAGGAGGAGGATATTACACATATGCCGTCTACTCCCTCACAACTAGACTTGGTCTAGAAACGGGCTGGAGTTACATTTTATACGCAATATCATATGGTGGAACGCTAGTTACGGGTGGTGCTTACGTTCTGTACTATATTACAGGATGGAATCAGACGATTTTAGCATTAATAGTTTCTGTAGTAGCCTCTGCTATAGTATTATCAGGTGTTAGAGTTTCAGCTAAATATGCCATGATCATGTCACTCATTGAAATGGGGGCAATTGTAATTTTATCCATTTACTTTCTATACAGTTCTGGTTGGCACTTTTACAACCCGGTGAATTTTCCCTCTAAACTAGCTAGTGCAGTCCTCTTTGGCTTAGGCATACCTACAGGGTATGGATCCATTGCTCCTCTGGGAGAGGAGGCAGACACTAGAAAGTCTATTGGAAAAGCAGCTATACTGGTACTCATCTTTGGTGGTGGTCTAGCATCATTATTCTTCTATTCACTTGGGGCAATAAACTTCACAGGAAATTTGGTTGATTACTTATTAGCGAGTTTTAGCATAATAGGAACTGTATTTCTTTCCTTTTTAGCTCTAAATGACGGAATCTTGGGTGGAGTTTCTTACATACTAGCAAACTCACGAACTGTAAAAGCAATGTCTGAAGATCTGATATTTCCTAAGTTTTTGAGTAAATCTGTGAAGAACAGACCCCTTATATCTGAAATATTTATCGCCATAGTATTTATTACGATACTTACCTTGGCTGTTCATTACATAGGACTCTATGACACATTTGTGACCTTAGGTGCACTAGCAGGACTTGGAAATATCTTCATACACACTTCAGCTAATATATCTCTAATAAGGCTAGCGTCCAGGAGACCGAGAAAACACATTGATGAGTTAATGGTAGGTATCATAGCCACAATCATATCATTATGGGTCCTAGTCTCCTCTCTTTTCAGTGTAAACCCTTATGTCACCAACATCTTCTTAGGGTGGCTAATATTTGGATTCCTTTACGCAGAAGCATTGGATATTGTAAGGGGAAATGTGGAGGAAAAGGAAGAGAGAAGGTAA
- a CDS encoding alpha/beta fold hydrolase, with protein MSKDQIDDKFIEINGSKIHYIQSGSGDPVILFHGSRFNAYTWKETNTLDSVAKAGFRAISVDFPGYGKSERGKFTSLSDFIYDFIFSLSLNKPFLLGASMGGEAVLSYSVYHPKDIKGLILVGAVGVKKYEKLLTNLEGVPILLIWGKKDRISSEENYKLIMNSVKTTHFVQIGNNHACYLDDPTTFNDIVTKFIKGSPWMIS; from the coding sequence GTGAGCAAGGATCAAATAGACGATAAATTTATTGAGATTAATGGTAGTAAAATACACTACATTCAATCAGGATCTGGGGATCCAGTTATCTTATTTCATGGCTCAAGATTTAATGCCTATACCTGGAAGGAGACCAATACACTTGACTCAGTAGCAAAGGCTGGTTTTAGGGCTATATCTGTAGACTTTCCAGGATATGGTAAGTCTGAAAGGGGTAAGTTTACTTCGCTCTCTGACTTTATATATGACTTTATTTTTTCGTTGTCCTTAAACAAACCATTTTTGTTAGGTGCTTCAATGGGAGGGGAGGCGGTATTATCCTATTCAGTTTATCATCCAAAAGACATTAAAGGACTCATTCTGGTCGGCGCAGTTGGAGTCAAAAAATATGAGAAATTACTGACCAACTTAGAGGGAGTCCCTATACTTTTAATATGGGGCAAAAAAGACAGAATTTCCAGTGAGGAGAATTACAAGCTAATTATGAACAGCGTCAAAACTACCCACTTTGTTCAGATAGGGAATAACCACGCATGTTATCTCGACGATCCTACCACGTTTAATGATATTGTTACGAAATTCATTAAGGGATCTCCATGGATGATCTCCTAA
- a CDS encoding YkgJ family cysteine cluster protein, giving the protein MSVSIEFETKKGLREDLEAFERILNALEKYETIPIVKFGLYSLVFQLAMNVFLDVSSYCERCGGKCCDYGFGIPVYEFDYKEIVNKLGGAKGISDKRDSVNFRILERPCPYKRGWACGIHSFKPYACLSFPFSTEDEQKEVMDTYNGEGIPEFKLPEYCIAGKKVREIVKKIIDDLTKRLGRQPSPRELYEELKSRFSYKLIT; this is encoded by the coding sequence ATGTCTGTAAGTATTGAGTTCGAAACTAAGAAAGGATTACGGGAAGATTTGGAAGCCTTCGAGAGGATTCTTAATGCTCTTGAAAAGTACGAAACCATTCCTATAGTGAAATTTGGACTTTACTCCCTTGTATTTCAACTAGCAATGAACGTGTTCCTAGATGTTTCCTCCTATTGCGAAAGGTGTGGTGGAAAATGTTGCGACTATGGTTTTGGAATACCAGTGTATGAATTCGATTATAAAGAGATTGTGAACAAGTTGGGAGGAGCAAAAGGCATATCAGATAAAAGGGATAGTGTGAATTTCAGGATACTTGAAAGACCTTGCCCTTATAAAAGAGGATGGGCTTGTGGAATTCACTCCTTCAAACCATATGCATGTCTTTCCTTTCCCTTTTCAACTGAGGATGAACAAAAAGAAGTAATGGATACTTATAATGGTGAGGGTATTCCTGAGTTCAAGCTACCTGAGTACTGCATAGCAGGTAAGAAAGTGAGAGAAATAGTCAAAAAAATTATTGATGATCTTACAAAGAGACTAGGTAGACAACCCTCACCCAGAGAACTGTATGAAGAGTTGAAATCAAGGTTTAGCTACAAGCTAATAACATAA